In Nitrospira sp., a single window of DNA contains:
- the arc gene encoding proteasome ATPase, with product MIKRGDDANREVERLRLQIQTMEEELRQLPHSRYQLDQATKHNEKLAATLQEAKAQIQALRTEVEKLTAPPSTYAIFSRLEDDTTATVYVAGRKMKVNVHPSIKAKDLRKGQEVILNEAFNVIEARGFDGQGEVVRLKDMLEGGRALVTLHFDEEKVADLGEPLVTERLSVGDHLLYDVRSGYVIEKLPKSEAEELVLEEVPDVNYDHIGGLAQEIEHVRDAVELPFLHPELFVEHRLSPPKGVLLYGPPGCGKTMIAKAVAHSIAKRLGHLKGKEVRSFFLHVKGPELLNKYVGESERQVREVFKKAKEKAASGNPVIVFFDEMDALFRTRGSGISSDIESTIVPQFLSEIDGMERLQNVIVIGASNRQDLIDPAVLRPGRLDVKIKISRPDCTAAKEIFAKYVSADLPFSHDELGRHNGDRRALVEALIASTVASMYATSDENKFLEVTYANGEKETLYFKDFASGALIEGIAARAKKYAIKRAIATNEKGIRAEDLLKAIREEFKEHEDLPNTTNPDDWAKIAGKKGEKIIHIRTVTAGSTESRQIETITTGHYF from the coding sequence ATGATCAAGCGCGGCGACGATGCCAACCGGGAAGTTGAGAGGTTGCGCCTTCAGATTCAAACGATGGAGGAGGAGCTACGCCAACTTCCGCACTCCCGCTACCAGCTCGATCAGGCGACCAAGCACAACGAAAAACTCGCGGCCACCCTCCAGGAAGCCAAGGCGCAGATCCAGGCGCTCCGCACGGAAGTCGAGAAACTGACCGCCCCCCCCTCGACCTATGCCATCTTTTCCCGGTTGGAAGACGACACAACGGCCACGGTCTACGTCGCGGGTCGCAAAATGAAGGTCAACGTCCACCCCTCGATCAAGGCCAAAGATCTCCGCAAGGGGCAGGAGGTCATTCTTAATGAGGCTTTCAATGTTATTGAGGCACGGGGATTCGACGGGCAGGGCGAGGTCGTCCGCTTGAAGGATATGCTCGAGGGGGGGCGTGCGCTGGTCACGTTACATTTTGACGAGGAGAAGGTGGCGGACCTCGGCGAGCCCTTAGTGACCGAGCGGCTTAGCGTGGGCGACCACCTGCTCTACGATGTGCGCTCCGGCTACGTGATTGAGAAGCTCCCGAAATCCGAAGCCGAGGAACTGGTTCTCGAAGAGGTGCCGGATGTCAATTACGACCACATCGGCGGTCTCGCACAGGAGATCGAGCATGTGCGCGACGCGGTCGAGCTGCCGTTCCTGCATCCGGAACTGTTTGTCGAGCATCGCCTGAGCCCGCCGAAGGGCGTGCTACTCTACGGTCCGCCCGGCTGCGGCAAGACGATGATTGCCAAGGCGGTGGCCCATTCAATCGCCAAGCGGCTGGGCCATCTCAAGGGCAAGGAGGTCCGCAGCTTCTTCCTGCACGTCAAGGGGCCCGAGCTGCTGAACAAATATGTGGGCGAGTCTGAGCGCCAGGTCCGTGAGGTGTTTAAGAAGGCCAAGGAGAAGGCCGCCAGCGGCAACCCGGTGATCGTGTTCTTCGATGAAATGGACGCGTTGTTTCGCACGCGCGGCAGCGGCATCTCCTCCGACATCGAGTCCACCATCGTGCCGCAGTTCCTGTCCGAAATCGACGGCATGGAGCGGCTGCAGAACGTCATTGTCATCGGTGCCAGTAACCGGCAGGATCTCATCGACCCGGCGGTGCTGCGGCCGGGTCGATTGGATGTGAAGATCAAGATCTCACGTCCCGACTGCACCGCCGCGAAGGAAATTTTCGCGAAGTATGTCAGCGCAGACCTGCCGTTCTCCCACGATGAGCTGGGTCGTCACAACGGCGATCGCCGTGCACTGGTGGAGGCGTTGATTGCCTCAACGGTGGCATCCATGTACGCGACTTCTGACGAGAATAAGTTCCTCGAAGTCACCTACGCCAACGGTGAGAAGGAGACGCTCTATTTCAAAGATTTCGCCAGCGGCGCCCTGATCGAGGGTATCGCCGCGCGGGCCAAGAAATACGCAATCAAGCGCGCGATCGCGACAAACGAAAAGGGAATCAGGGCCGAGGATCTTTTGAAAGCAATCCGTGAAGAGTTCAAGGAGCACGAGGATCTGCCGAATACAACGAATCCGGATGACTGGGCCAAGATTGCTGGCAAGAAGGGCGAGAAGATCATCCATATCCGTACGGTCACGGCCGGCTCGACGGAATCCCGCCAGATCGAGACGATCACTACCGGACATTATTTCTAG
- the thiE gene encoding thiamine phosphate synthase produces the protein MPRVDVSLYLVTDRHQTNGRPLVPLIEQAVAGGLRVVQLRERDLDAPALLTLARDVQVAIKSSKALLLINDRVDVALACGAAGVHLRSDSLPVGVARKLLGAARIIGVSTHSVDEAVRAEAEGADFVVVGPIYDTPSKREYGAPLGVQSLEEAARRCRIPVLAIGGITPARLPEVKRAGASGAAVVSSILSASSIEAATKQFIALWASL, from the coding sequence ATGCCCCGCGTTGATGTTTCCCTCTATCTCGTCACCGACCGGCATCAAACCAACGGGCGTCCGCTGGTTCCGCTCATCGAGCAGGCCGTTGCCGGCGGGCTGCGCGTCGTCCAGCTGCGCGAGCGAGACCTCGATGCGCCTGCGCTCCTCACGCTTGCACGGGACGTGCAAGTGGCGATCAAGTCAAGCAAGGCCTTGCTGTTGATCAATGATCGCGTGGACGTGGCGCTGGCCTGCGGCGCCGCAGGTGTCCATTTGCGTTCGGACAGCCTGCCTGTGGGGGTGGCGCGAAAACTGCTGGGCGCGGCACGAATCATCGGCGTATCGACCCATTCGGTCGACGAGGCCGTACGAGCAGAAGCCGAGGGAGCGGACTTTGTCGTAGTCGGCCCGATTTATGACACGCCGTCGAAACGCGAGTATGGCGCGCCCCTTGGCGTGCAGTCATTGGAGGAGGCCGCACGCCGCTGCCGGATTCCGGTGTTGGCGATTGGTGGCATCACACCAGCGCGCTTGCCGGAAGTCAAACGCGCCGGCGCGAGCGGCGCAGCGGTCGTGTCATCCATTTTGTCCGCCTCCTCGATCGAAGCCGCGACCAAGCAATTCATCGCGTTGTGGGCAAGCCTCTAA